In a genomic window of Streptomyces koelreuteriae:
- the egtC gene encoding ergothioneine biosynthesis protein EgtC yields MCRHVAYVGPREPLGRLLVDPSHGLYRQSWAPRRQRYGTVNADGFGVGWYAEGDPVPARYRRAGPIWADLSFADLARVVTTNALLAAVRDATLSGADAEAAAAPFAAGTWLFSHNGAVKGWPGSLAPVSRSLPPEDLLSLEARNDSALVWALVLARLRGGDEEGQALADTVLEVAAAAPGSRLNLLMHNGDTITATAWGDTLWYLTRPGGGTVVASEPYDDDPHWQEVPDRTLLAASGTDVLLTPLKEPADALVPASPKEPRT; encoded by the coding sequence ATGTGCCGCCATGTGGCGTACGTGGGGCCGCGTGAGCCGCTCGGGCGGCTCCTGGTGGATCCTTCGCACGGCCTGTACCGGCAGTCCTGGGCGCCCCGGCGGCAGCGGTACGGGACGGTCAACGCCGACGGTTTCGGCGTCGGCTGGTACGCCGAGGGCGATCCGGTGCCGGCCCGCTACCGCCGGGCCGGGCCGATCTGGGCGGACCTGTCCTTCGCCGATCTCGCCCGGGTGGTGACGACTAACGCGCTGCTCGCGGCGGTGCGGGACGCGACCCTGTCGGGCGCGGACGCGGAGGCCGCGGCGGCGCCGTTCGCCGCGGGGACCTGGCTGTTCAGCCACAACGGCGCGGTCAAGGGCTGGCCCGGTTCGCTCGCGCCGGTGTCCCGGAGCCTGCCGCCCGAGGACCTGCTGTCGCTGGAGGCCCGCAACGACTCGGCGCTCGTGTGGGCGCTGGTGCTGGCCCGGCTGCGCGGCGGTGACGAGGAGGGCCAGGCGCTGGCCGACACGGTCCTGGAGGTCGCCGCCGCGGCCCCCGGCTCCCGGCTCAACCTCCTGATGCACAACGGCGACACCATCACCGCGACCGCCTGGGGCGACACCCTCTGGTACCTCACCCGGCCGGGCGGCGGCACGGTCGTGGCCTCCGAGCCCTACGACGACGATCCGCACTGGCAGGAGGTCCCCGACCGCACCCTCCTCGCGGCGAGCGGCACGGACGTGCTGCTCACCCCGTTGAAGGAGCCGGCCGACGCCCTCGTCCCCGCATCCCCGAAGGAGCCCCGTACGTGA
- the egtD gene encoding L-histidine N(alpha)-methyltransferase, with protein sequence MSPFRLTRHLPEDATDAALRADVHRGLTGTPKTLPPKWFYDAHGSDLFEKITELPEYYPTRAEREILLARSGDIAAATRARTLVELGSGSSEKTRHLLDALTELHTYVPVDVSGSALTQAGQALAAERPGLDVHALIADFTAELTLPDTPGPRLVAFLGGTIGNLLPAERAAFLATVRSMLAPGDALLMGTDLVKDEEVLVRAYDDAAGVTAAFNKNVLTVINRELGGDFEPVAFDHVAVWDAEHEWIEMRLRSRTAQTVKVPALDLAVDFAAGEELRTEVSAKFRQEGVRSELSAAGLDLAHWWTDGAGRFALSLSVAR encoded by the coding sequence GTGAGCCCGTTCCGCCTCACCCGCCATCTGCCCGAGGACGCCACGGACGCCGCGCTGCGCGCCGATGTCCACCGGGGCCTGACCGGCACCCCCAAGACACTGCCGCCGAAGTGGTTCTACGACGCGCACGGCAGCGACCTGTTCGAGAAGATCACCGAACTGCCCGAGTACTACCCGACGCGCGCCGAGCGGGAGATCCTGCTCGCGCGCTCCGGCGACATCGCCGCGGCGACCCGGGCCCGCACCCTGGTAGAGCTCGGCTCCGGTTCCTCCGAGAAGACGCGGCATCTGCTCGACGCCCTCACGGAGCTGCACACCTACGTCCCCGTCGACGTCAGCGGCAGCGCCCTCACCCAGGCCGGGCAGGCGCTCGCCGCCGAGCGGCCGGGGCTCGACGTGCACGCGCTGATCGCCGACTTCACGGCGGAGCTGACGCTGCCGGACACGCCGGGGCCGCGGCTGGTGGCGTTCCTCGGCGGCACGATCGGCAATCTGCTGCCCGCCGAGCGTGCCGCGTTCCTGGCCACCGTGCGTAGCATGCTCGCCCCGGGCGACGCCCTGCTGATGGGCACGGACCTGGTCAAGGACGAGGAGGTACTGGTCCGGGCGTACGACGACGCGGCCGGGGTGACGGCCGCGTTCAACAAGAACGTGCTGACCGTGATCAACCGTGAGCTCGGCGGCGATTTCGAGCCCGTCGCCTTCGACCATGTGGCCGTCTGGGACGCCGAGCACGAGTGGATCGAGATGCGGCTGCGCTCCCGTACGGCGCAGACGGTCAAGGTGCCGGCCCTCGACCTCGCCGTCGACTTCGCGGCGGGCGAGGAGCTGCGCACCGAGGTGTCGGCGAAGTTCCGGCAGGAGGGTGTGCGGAGCGAACTGTCGGCGGCGGGGCTGGACCTGGCGCACTGGTGGACGGACGGCGCGGGCCGGTTCGCGCTGTCGCTGAGCGTGGCGCGCTGA
- a CDS encoding TIGR02452 family protein, whose amino-acid sequence MSARLRGIARQTEQIVEAGVYRAPNGREVSIAGELRAAREGTRLYGPEPVPVPSVRVSRTQTKTLIEVTGESSLEAARRLGGEVAVLNFASARNPGGGYLNGAQAQEEALCRASALYTCLLRARAYYDHHRAHRDPFYTDRVIHSPAVPVFRDDRGELLDEPYTAGFLTSPAPNAGVVLRTAPERAPELPRALAVRAERVLETAAAHGYRRLVLGAWGCGVFRNDPAQVAGAFRALLEPGGRFAETFEHVAFGILDRTRERAVLGAFEKTFQVSPGVFPR is encoded by the coding sequence GTGAGCGCGCGCCTGCGCGGTATCGCGCGGCAGACCGAGCAGATCGTGGAGGCGGGCGTCTATCGGGCGCCGAACGGCCGCGAGGTGTCCATCGCCGGGGAACTGCGGGCCGCGCGCGAGGGCACACGCCTGTACGGGCCGGAACCGGTGCCGGTGCCCTCCGTTCGGGTGAGCCGGACGCAGACGAAGACGCTGATCGAGGTCACCGGCGAGAGCAGCCTGGAGGCCGCCCGCAGGCTCGGCGGGGAGGTGGCCGTGCTGAACTTCGCCTCCGCCCGCAATCCCGGCGGCGGCTACCTGAACGGCGCCCAGGCCCAGGAAGAGGCCCTGTGCCGGGCGTCCGCGCTGTACACCTGCCTGCTCCGGGCCCGTGCCTACTACGACCATCACCGCGCCCACCGCGACCCGTTCTACACGGACCGTGTCATCCACTCACCGGCCGTGCCCGTCTTCCGTGACGACCGGGGCGAGCTGCTGGACGAGCCCTACACCGCGGGCTTCCTGACCTCGCCCGCGCCCAACGCGGGCGTGGTGCTGCGCACGGCACCCGAGCGGGCCCCCGAACTGCCGCGGGCCCTGGCCGTCCGGGCCGAACGGGTCCTGGAGACGGCCGCCGCCCACGGCTACCGCCGGCTGGTGCTGGGCGCCTGGGGCTGCGGGGTGTTCCGCAACGACCCGGCCCAGGTGGCGGGGGCGTTCCGGGCGCTGCTGGAGCCCGGCGGACGGTTCGCGGAGACCTTCGAGCACGTGGCGTTCGGGATCCTGGACCGGACCCGGGAGCGCGCGGTGCTGGGCGCCTTCGAGAAGACCTTTCAGGTCTCACCGGGTGTGTTCCCGCGGTAA
- a CDS encoding dodecin — protein sequence MSNHTYRVTEIVGTSPEGVDAAIRNGIGRASQTLRNLDWFEVTQVRGQLEDGQIAHWQVGLKVGFRLEEGE from the coding sequence ATGTCGAACCACACCTACCGGGTCACGGAGATCGTCGGGACCTCGCCCGAGGGCGTCGACGCGGCCATCCGCAACGGCATCGGCCGGGCCTCGCAGACGCTGCGCAACCTGGACTGGTTCGAGGTGACCCAGGTGCGCGGCCAGCTCGAGGACGGGCAGATCGCGCACTGGCAGGTGGGGCTCAAGGTGGGCTTCCGGCTGGAGGAGGGCGAGTAG
- a CDS encoding phosphatase domain-containing protein, translating into MSDDRSKAPLAVFDLDNTLADTAHRQKFLERRPRDWDGFFAAAPQDPPLPEGIALVQESERECEIVYLTGRPERCRRDTLDWLAAQGLPEGRVHMRPNGDRRPARVTKLEILRRLARTREVRVLVDDDELVCEDARRAGFTVVRADWAARSAELKEAQEREGRT; encoded by the coding sequence GTGAGTGATGATCGCAGCAAGGCGCCGCTGGCCGTGTTCGACCTGGACAACACCCTCGCCGACACCGCGCATCGGCAGAAGTTCCTGGAGCGCAGGCCGCGGGACTGGGACGGGTTCTTCGCGGCGGCGCCGCAGGACCCGCCGCTCCCGGAAGGCATCGCGCTGGTTCAGGAGAGCGAGCGGGAGTGCGAGATCGTGTATCTCACCGGCCGGCCCGAGCGCTGCCGCCGCGACACACTCGACTGGCTGGCCGCGCAGGGACTGCCCGAAGGACGCGTCCACATGCGGCCGAACGGCGACCGCAGGCCCGCCCGGGTCACCAAGCTGGAGATCCTGCGCCGGCTCGCCCGCACGCGTGAGGTCCGCGTCCTCGTGGACGACGACGAACTGGTCTGCGAGGACGCCCGGCGCGCGGGCTTCACGGTCGTCCGGGCCGACTGGGCCGCCCGGTCCGCCGAGCTGAAGGAAGCGCAGGAGCGGGAAGGACGGACCTGA
- a CDS encoding type II toxin-antitoxin system PemK/MazF family toxin, producing the protein MTLFTDENAPGRHGPSATVQADPREVGRVRTEYSPAHDGDPDPGEIVWTWVPFEENDGRGKDRPVLVVAREAGGTFLAVQLSSREHDGDREWVPIGSGPWDRSGRFSWVGVDRVLRLHEDGMRREACAVDRMRFNRVRRRLQERYGWT; encoded by the coding sequence GTGACCCTGTTTACCGATGAGAACGCCCCGGGCCGCCACGGCCCCTCCGCCACCGTCCAGGCCGACCCGCGCGAGGTGGGCCGGGTCCGCACGGAGTACTCCCCCGCGCACGACGGCGACCCGGACCCCGGGGAGATCGTCTGGACGTGGGTGCCCTTCGAGGAGAACGACGGGCGCGGCAAGGACCGCCCGGTGCTCGTCGTCGCCCGCGAGGCCGGCGGCACCTTCCTCGCCGTGCAGTTGTCCAGCCGGGAGCACGACGGCGACCGGGAGTGGGTGCCGATAGGCAGCGGGCCGTGGGACCGGTCGGGCCGGTTCTCGTGGGTCGGCGTGGACCGGGTGCTGCGCCTGCACGAGGACGGGATGCGCCGGGAGGCCTGCGCGGTGGACCGAATGCGGTTCAACCGGGTCAGGCGCCGGCTGCAGGAACGCTACGGCTGGACCTGA
- the egtA gene encoding ergothioneine biosynthesis glutamate--cysteine ligase EgtA: protein MSDSPSASASGCTEPPTALSAADVEALVRGICFKTGPPRRLGVEVEWLVHELRAPQLPVTPERLEAAYAAVRNLPLRSALTVEPGGQLELSSPPADSLTECIGTVSADLDAVRTVLREEDLALVGLGHDPWHEPRRFLREPRYDAMERCLDRTGPSGRAMMCTSASVQVCLDAGHEEPGPLGLVRRWWLAHHLGPVLVAAFASSPLAVHRPTGWMSTRQLLWTRIGAGRAGAPPLDTDPRGAWARHVLDSPVMCVRQNGGPWDVPEGLTFREWIRTGVPRPPTREDLDYHVTTLFPPVRPRGHLELRMIDAQPGDDGWIVPLAVTAALFDDPEAAETAYRAVKPLAERTLGLPAPHNPLWLDAARSGLADAELREVAVTCFTTALDALPRLGAAPEVMEAVSAHLDRYVVRGRCPADDLLDRQRATDGRAHGKDFRP, encoded by the coding sequence ATGTCCGATTCCCCTAGTGCATCGGCGAGTGGCTGTACCGAGCCACCCACCGCACTGTCCGCCGCAGACGTCGAGGCCTTGGTGCGCGGCATCTGCTTCAAGACCGGCCCGCCACGCCGCCTCGGGGTCGAGGTGGAATGGCTCGTCCACGAGCTGCGCGCACCGCAGCTCCCCGTCACACCCGAACGACTCGAAGCGGCCTACGCCGCAGTGCGGAACCTGCCTCTGAGGTCGGCGCTCACCGTGGAGCCCGGCGGCCAGCTGGAGCTGAGCTCGCCCCCCGCCGACTCGCTGACGGAGTGCATCGGTACAGTCTCCGCCGACCTCGACGCCGTCCGCACGGTCCTGCGCGAGGAGGACCTCGCCCTCGTCGGCCTCGGCCACGATCCCTGGCACGAACCCCGCCGGTTCCTGCGCGAACCGCGCTACGACGCCATGGAGCGCTGCCTGGACCGCACGGGCCCCTCCGGCCGCGCCATGATGTGCACCTCCGCCTCCGTACAGGTGTGCCTCGACGCCGGTCATGAGGAGCCCGGCCCGCTCGGCCTGGTGCGGCGCTGGTGGCTGGCCCATCATCTGGGCCCGGTCCTGGTGGCCGCGTTCGCCAGTTCCCCGCTCGCCGTTCACCGGCCGACCGGCTGGATGTCCACCCGGCAGCTGCTGTGGACGCGGATCGGCGCCGGCCGGGCGGGAGCACCGCCGCTGGACACCGACCCGCGCGGCGCCTGGGCCCGGCATGTGCTGGACTCCCCCGTGATGTGCGTCCGGCAGAACGGCGGGCCCTGGGACGTCCCCGAGGGGCTCACCTTCCGGGAGTGGATCCGGACGGGGGTGCCGAGACCGCCCACGCGTGAGGACCTCGACTACCACGTCACGACGCTGTTCCCGCCGGTCAGGCCGCGCGGCCACCTGGAACTGCGCATGATCGACGCGCAGCCGGGGGACGACGGCTGGATCGTGCCGCTCGCCGTGACCGCGGCGCTGTTCGACGACCCGGAGGCCGCGGAGACCGCCTACCGGGCCGTGAAGCCGCTGGCCGAGCGGACGCTGGGACTGCCCGCGCCGCACAACCCGCTGTGGCTCGACGCGGCCCGCAGCGGGCTGGCCGACGCCGAACTGCGCGAGGTGGCCGTCACGTGCTTCACGACCGCGCTGGACGCCCTGCCCCGGCTCGGCGCCGCGCCCGAGGTCATGGAGGCCGTCTCGGCCCATCTGGACCGCTATGTCGTCCGGGGCCGCTGCCCCGCCGACGACCTGCTCGACCGACAGCGCGCCACCGACGGTCGCGCCCACGGGAAGGACTTCCGCCCATGA
- the egtB gene encoding ergothioneine biosynthesis protein EgtB, translating into MTDTDPAVDIDTVDPEMLRERAVASLVVARERTTLLTSCVEEPDLTAQHSPLMSPLVWDLAHIGNQEEQWLLRAVAGQDAIRPEIDSLYDAFEHPRAERPKLPLLSPGEARTYAADVRGRALDVLEGAAFHGTRLTEAGFAFGMIAQHEQQHDETMLITHQLRRGPQALTAPDPEPAPLFTGPSEVLVPGGPFTMGTSGEPWALDNERPAHRREVAPFHIDTTPVTNGAYQAFIEDGGYDDQRWWTADGWTHIRRNSIAHPLYWRRDGRQWLRRRFGLTEVVPRDEPVLHVCWYEADAYARWAGRRLPTEAEWEKAARYDPAGDRSMRYPWGDADPGPEHANLGQRHLRPAPAGSYPAGESPLGVRQLIGDVWEWTSSEFLPYPGFKAFPYKEYSEVFFGSGYKVLRGGAFAVDAVACRGTFRNWDHPIRRQIFSGFRTARSEEV; encoded by the coding sequence ATGACCGACACCGATCCCGCCGTCGACATCGACACCGTCGACCCCGAGATGCTCCGCGAGCGCGCGGTCGCCTCGCTGGTGGTCGCCCGCGAGCGCACCACGCTGCTGACGAGCTGTGTCGAGGAGCCCGACCTGACCGCGCAGCACTCGCCGCTGATGTCGCCGCTGGTGTGGGACCTGGCGCACATCGGCAACCAGGAGGAGCAGTGGCTGCTGCGGGCCGTCGCCGGGCAGGACGCGATACGCCCCGAGATAGACAGCCTCTACGACGCCTTCGAGCACCCGCGGGCCGAGCGGCCGAAGCTGCCCCTGCTGTCGCCCGGGGAGGCGCGCACCTACGCGGCCGACGTCCGGGGCCGGGCCCTGGACGTGCTGGAGGGGGCCGCGTTCCACGGGACGCGGCTGACGGAGGCCGGGTTCGCCTTCGGGATGATCGCGCAGCACGAACAGCAGCACGACGAGACCATGCTGATCACACATCAGCTGCGCAGGGGCCCGCAGGCCCTGACCGCGCCCGACCCGGAGCCGGCGCCACTGTTCACCGGCCCGTCCGAAGTCCTGGTCCCGGGCGGCCCGTTCACGATGGGCACCTCCGGCGAGCCGTGGGCCCTGGACAACGAACGCCCGGCGCACCGGCGCGAGGTCGCGCCGTTCCACATCGACACCACGCCGGTGACGAACGGCGCGTACCAGGCGTTCATCGAGGACGGCGGCTACGACGACCAGCGCTGGTGGACCGCGGACGGCTGGACCCACATCCGCCGGAACTCCATCGCCCACCCGCTGTACTGGCGGCGGGACGGCAGGCAGTGGCTGCGCCGGCGCTTCGGCCTCACCGAGGTCGTACCGCGCGACGAGCCGGTGCTGCACGTGTGCTGGTACGAGGCCGACGCCTACGCCCGCTGGGCCGGACGCCGGCTGCCCACAGAGGCCGAGTGGGAGAAGGCGGCCCGGTACGACCCGGCCGGTGACCGTTCCATGCGCTACCCGTGGGGCGACGCCGACCCGGGGCCCGAGCACGCCAACCTCGGGCAGCGGCATCTGCGTCCGGCACCGGCCGGGAGCTATCCGGCCGGCGAGTCCCCGCTCGGCGTACGGCAGTTGATCGGCGATGTGTGGGAGTGGACGTCGAGCGAGTTCCTGCCCTACCCGGGGTTCAAGGCGTTCCCGTACAAGGAGTACTCGGAGGTCTTCTTCGGGTCCGGCTACAAGGTGCTGCGCGGCGGTGCCTTCGCGGTGGACGCGGTGGCCTGCCGGGGCACGTTCCGCAACTGGGACCATCCGATCCGGCGGCAGATCTTCTCCGGGTTCCGCACGGCCCGCTCGGAGGAGGTCTGA